In Citrus sinensis cultivar Valencia sweet orange chromosome 4, DVS_A1.0, whole genome shotgun sequence, one DNA window encodes the following:
- the LOC102611306 gene encoding probable carboxylesterase 16, with translation MPTLAVKLYSIFFKLNKKHQLYNLRIQTESSSLQDRNPFGTTCRPDEAVMASNPTFIDGVATKDIHINPSSCLTLRIFLPNTVVESSLADAHVYKGYAPVTAGRNRHKKLPVMLQFHGGGFVSGSNDSVANDAFCRRIAKLCDVIVVAVGYRLAPESRYPSSFEDGLNVLNWIKKQANLAQLGNRHGKRLDGIREKHVFDEFGVSMLEPWLAAHGDPSRCVLLGVSSGANIADFVARKAVEAGKLLDPVKVVAQVLMYPFFMGSVSTNSEIKLSNSYFYNKAMCLQAWKLFLPEKEFNLDHPAANPLIPERGPPLKHMPPTLTVVAEHDWMRDRAIAYSEELRKVNVDAPLLDYKDAVHEFATLDILLQTPQALACAEDISIWVKKYISIRGHEFSY, from the exons atgccaacGTTAGCCGTGAAACTCTACAGTATCTTCTTCAAACTCAACAAGAAACATCAGCTGTATAATCTAAGAATACAAACAGAGTCATCATCTCTTCAAGATAGAAACCCATTTGGAACGACATGTCGTCCCGACGAGGCCGTGATGGCCAGCAACCCCACGTTCATTGATGGGGTGGCAACTAAAGATATTCACATAAACCCCTCCTCTTGTCTCACCTTGCGTATCTTTCTGCCAAACACAGTTGTCGAATCCTCATTGGCTGACGCTCATGTTTACAAAGGTTATGCTCCTGTGACGGCGGGGAGGAACCGTCACAAGAAACTGCCTGTTATGTTGCAGTTTCACGGTGGGGGATTCGTGAGTGGGAGCAATGACTCCGTTGCAAACGATGCGTTCTGTAGGAGGATTGCGAAGCTGTGTGATGTGATTGTTGTGGCGGTTGGGTATAGGTTGGCTCCAGAGAGTAGATATCCATCGTCGTTTGAGGATGGGTTGAACGTGTTGAATTGGATTAAGAAGCAGGCTAATTTAGCGCAGCTTGGTAATCGCCATGGTAAGAGATTGGATGGTATAAGAGAGAAGCATGTGTTTGATGAGTTCGGTGTTTCAATGCTTGAGCCTTGGTTGGCTGCTCATGGTGATCCCTCCAG GTGTGTTCTCCTTGGAGTAAGCAGTGGTGCAAACATAGCAGACTTTGTGGCTAGGAAGGCTGTAGAAGCAGGCAAGCTTTTGGATCCTGTTAAGGTGGTGGCACAAGTTCTCATGTACCCTTTCTTTATGGGGAGTGTTTCCACAAATTCTGAAATTAAGCTCTCAAATTCCTACTTCTACAACAAGGCTATGTGCTTACAGGCATGGAAACTTTTCCTACCTGAGAAAGAATTCAACCTAGATCACCCAGCCGCCAACCCTCTCATTCCTGAGAGAGGGCCACCTCTAAAGCACATGCCGCCAACCCTTACAGTTGTTGCCGAGCATGACTGGATGAGGGATCGAGCCATCGCCTACTCAGAAGAACTGCGGAAGGTCAACGTGGATGCACCGCTTCTTGATTACAAGGATGCCGTCCATGAGTTTGCTACTCTTGATATTCTCTTGCAGACGCCACAAGCCCTTGCATGTGCAGAAGACATATCAATATGGGTCAAGAAATATATATCAATAAGAGGCCATGAATTCTCGTACTAA